TCATTGGCCGAGACCGTGCCGTCGTCGAAATCCTCGATCTGCTGCAGCACCGGATCGGGGCGCCGGTTGGCGAAGACATCGCCCGGGATCAACAGCACCGGCAGGCGGTTCACATGCGCCAGTGCCGCCGCCGTCACCATGTTGGTGGCCCCCGGCCCGATCGACGAGGTGACGGCCATCGCCTTCCGGCGGCGCTTGGTCTTGGCATAGGCGATGGCCGCATGGGCCATCGTCTGCTCGTTCTGGCCGCGCCAGGTGGGCAATGCGTCGCCGATCTTCTCCAGCGCCTCGCCGATTCCGGCCACGTTGCCATGGCCGAAGATCGCCCAGACCCCCTCGATGAACCGCTCGCCTTCTTCGGTCATCTGCACCGAAAGCCAGCGCATCATGGTCTGCGCCGCCGTCAACCGCACCGTCGTCATCATGCCTGCTCCCGTCCGGCCGTTGCACTCGCAAGGCCCTTCCCGGCATCCCAGACTGCGCAAAGCCGCGCATAGCGGCGCACCATCTCCGCAACCGCGTCCTCATCGCCGATCCGGCCTGCCAGCCAGTCGCGCGCCACCTGGCCGAAGATGGTCCGCCCCACGGCAAAGCCTTTCACGAGACTAAACCCGGCCGCGATCCGGAAGCTCTCGGCCAGCTCCGCCTCGGGCGCATCCAGCCCCAGCACGACGATGCCGCGCGTATGGCGGTCGTGTTCCTCAATGGCCGCGCAAGCCTCGGCCCAGGCCACCGCGCTCGCCATCGGCTCCAGCTTCCACCAGTCCGGGTAGATCCCGATCTCGTAGAAGCGGCGGATCAGGGTTGCGGTCGTGCGGTCATCGACCGGCCCGACCTTCGAGGGGATAATCTCCAACAGAAATTCGAGCCGCTGGCGGCGCGCGGCATGGAAGAGCCGCGTCACCACCGCCTCCTGCTGCGCCCGCATCTCCAGGGTATCGTCCGGATGGCAGAAACACAGCACCTTCACCACATGGTCGAGCGGCCATTCGGCCAGCCCGCCGTAGTCGGGACCGAGCTCGGGTTCGAGCGTCAGCGGCCGCGAGCCCGGCCACTCCACCGGCCGGCCGATCCAGAGGCCGGTTCCCGCGGCGGCCTGCAGCGCGTCCCGTCCCAGCCGGTCGTCGCACAGGATGCCATAGCCTGGCCGTCCATCCTGGACTTCGAGAGCAGCCTGCAGGCACAGTTCCTTGAAGGCGCCGATCTTCGCCGGGCTGGCGCCCTCCATCACCTCCAGCTGCATCCGGTGATCGAAGGCGAAGACCCGCATGGTCGACCAGTCGCCGTGGCGGTTGGTGGACCAGTGAAGCTGCTCCAGCGCCGCGTCATGGCGCAAAGCCGGCGTGACCACGCCGCGTTCGAGGAAGAATTCCAGCTCCGTCAGCGAGGGATAGGCCGGCGTGCAGCCATGACGGCTGACCGCAAACGCCCCGCAGGCATTGGCATATGCCAAGGCCCGCGGCCACGGCGCCTCCTCGAGCCATCCCTTGATCAGGCCCGACATGAAACCGTCGCCCGCGCCGAGGACATTGAACACCTCGATCGGAAAGCCCGGACCCATCTCGCCCTCATCGAGGCTGTCGGGGATCTCGCCGGTGAAGGCCACGGCCCCCGCCGCCCCGCGCTTGCAGACTAGCACCGCGGAGGAGACGGCGCGCACGGCCCGCAGCGCGGCAAGCGTGTTCGTATCCCCACCGGCGATGTGGAACTCCTCCTCGGTGCCGACGATCAGGTCGAACAAAGGCAGGTGGCTTTGCAGTTTTGCCGTCACCGCCTTGCTCGCGATGAAACGACTCTCGCCGGCATCATGGCCAGCGAGGCCCCAGAGGTTCGGGCGATAGTCGATGTCGAGCGCCGTGCGCGCGCCATGCGTCCTGGCGAGCCGAAAGGCCTTCAGCACGGCCGCCTCGGTCCGCGGGTGGCTCAGATGCGTGCCGGTGGCCACGACCGAGCGCGCCTGCGCAATCAGGCTCTCGTCGATATCGTCCTCGCACAGCGCCATGTCCGCGCAGTCGCTGCGGTAGAAGATCAGCGGAAAGCGCTCCTGGTCGCGAATACCCAGCAGCACCAGCGCGGTCAGGCGCTCGGGGTCGGTCTTGACCCCGCGCACGTCCACGCCCTCCTTGAGCAGCTCCTCGCGAATGAACCGCCCCATATGCTCGTCGCCGACCCGGGTGATCAACGCCGACTTCAGCCCCAGCCGCGCCGTCCCCGCCGCGATATTGGTCGGAGACCCGCCGATATACTTCTGGAACGACCGCATGTCCTCGAGCCGGCCGCCAATCTGGGTCCCGTAGAGGTCGACCGACGAACGGCCGATGGTGATGACATCCAACGTCTTCATCTCTGCCTCTCCGTCGCCTGCCCACCCTGATCAGGCTTTCCAGTATGTCCCCACGTAGCGCTTCATTTCCGCGAGCATGAAGCGGGCGCTGTCCTCCGCCCGGTCCTCCCAGGCGAACACGCAGTTCGACAGGACGCCATCGAATTTCATGTCGGCGAGCGTCGAGAAGAAGAGGTCCCAGTCGATCTCGCCCTGGCCGATGTCGAGATGTTGGTGCACGCGGACCTTTGCGCCGGGCGGGTTCACGATGTAACGCAGTTGCGAAGACTTGTTGTGGTCATAGGTATCGGCCAGCCGCACATGCGCGAGGTATCCCGCGGTGGCGCGCAGGTTGGCCACCATGTCCGGCCCGTAGAAGAAGGTGTGCGGCGCGATGAAGGACGCCTTCACCATGGGCGAATTGATCGTCTTGATGATGTCGATTGCGGGCGCCACTTCCTCGACCCAATGCTCCGGATGGGCCTCGAGCGACAGCACGATGCCCTCGCGTTCGAGGATCGGCACGAGGATGTCCATCGCGCGGAAGAACTGCCCCTCGCAGGTCTCAGGCCGATGCAGGCCGGACCGGTCGTTCAGGCTGCGCTCGGGCGAGCCGCCGCGGCCGAACTCTGACACGAACATCGGGCATTCCATCTCGACAGCGATCGCGATGGCCCGCTTCCAATTGTCGATCGCAAGCTCCCATTCGTCCGGATAGGGGCTGGCCCAGCGATACATCGGCTGCAGCGTCGCCAGTCCCACGCCGTGATCCTTGAGCGCCTTCTTGAAGCTCCTGATCCGCTCCGGATAGACCTTCGGCCGCGTCCACCATGCCAGGAAGTCCGGGCGAGGCGACAGCTCGATGGAGTCATAGCCCAGTTCGGCTGTCTTCCGGCAGGTTTCCTCCAGAGACAGATGGCGGAACATGTGCGGGTCGAGCGTGTATTTCATTCGGCAATCCTCCTGTCGGTGATCCCGGCTCAGCATTGGTGCGACAATCCGGGGCGGTCGGTTGCTGCCGCAGCGCAAACAGAGCAGCGGCTCTCGCGCGCGCCTCGGCCGGTTACTTGCGGTACTCGGCCAGGTTGTCCTTGGTGACGAGTTCGAACGGCACCCAGATCGCGTCCTCAGCCTTTTCGCCCGCCGCCATGGCGACGGCGGTCTGGACCGCGACCTCGCCCTGCCTGGTGGCGTTCTGGAACACGGTGACGTCGAGGTCGCCCGTGGCCATGGCGGCGAGTCCGTCAGGCGTTGCGTCGATGCCCGCAATCACCACGTCCTTCATCGCCACACCCGCGCTCTTCAGCGCCTGCGCGGCGCCGATCGCCATCTCGTCGCTGTTGGCGATGACCGCGTCGAACCTCATGCCCGCCGTCAGCCACGAGGCCACCAGATCTTGCGCCTCGACACGCATCCAGTTCGCGGTCTGCTTGTCCAGGATGTGGATCGGGCAGTCCGGCGTTCGAAAGACATCTACGACATCCTTCGTGCGCACCAGCGCCGAATGATTTTCGAGCGGGCCCATCAGGATCACGGCCCGGCCCTTGCCCGCGAGCATCTTGCAGACGGCCCTGGCCTGCATCGTGCCTGAATCGAGCTCGTTCGAGCCGACGAAGGCGGTGCCTTTCGGCATTCCACGGCCCAGCTCCGCCGGCGGATGGTTGACATAAACCAACGGAATGCCGGCGGCCTTGGCAGCCCGGGTGATCGCGGCGGTGGAGTCACCATCGACCGCGTTCACCACAATGGCATCGACGCGGTTCGCGACGAAGTTCTGGACTTGGCTCAACTGGCGGGACACGTCGCGCTGAGCGTCCTCCAGCATCAGCTCGACGCCTTTGGTTCGCGCGGCCTCACCCTTCATTCCGTTCAACAGGATGGTGAGGAACGGGTTGTCGAGTGACGTCATGCTGACCCCGATCCGGCCCCCCGCATAGGCGGGGAGCGCGCAGGCAGTCAGAGCCGCGGCAAGCAAAAGTCGCTTCATGGCCAGTTCCATTTCGTCAGACCAGCTGCCGGCCCAGGCATGGGCCGACGCCTTCTTTTTGTTGGTCCCGGAGCGCTGCTTTCAGAGAGAAGCGGACACGAAGTCCATGCTCCGCTTCGCTGCGCCTTTGGGATCCTCAAGCTCATGAACCTCGGTCGCGAAGGGTTCGAAGCTGAAGGGACCCGAATAGCCCGCCGCGATCAGCCTTCTGATCTGGGGGATGTTCTCCAGACGGTCGGCGCCGTCGACGAGGACGCGATGCGCATCGAGCATGTCGGCGACCGCAACGATGGGGTCGGTCACGCCGGAGATGTGCACGAGCCCCGTCCACTCGGGAAAGAATTCCGTCTCGCCGGCGAGATGATGGTGGAACGTGTCGTGCACCAGCCTGTAGGTGTCCGCCCCATCGGCCGCCCTGATCGCTGCAATCGCCTCCTTCTTGGTGCGAAGAGAGGAAACCGGGAAGCCGAGCGGCTCGACAAGGCCGGTCAGGCGGTGGTCCAGAAGGATGGGCTTCATCGCCTTGAGCGAGGCGACGAGGACGTCGAACGCGACGGCCTTGCCCTCATTGAGCGGGCACATCACCAGAGCCTTCGCGCCGCAGGCCGCCGCATAGGCAGCGAGCTTGGCGGCGCGCTTCGCCATATCGTCCGTCCAGACGTTGAACGGATAGAGCGCTTTGATCGAAATGATCGACACACCTGTCTTTTCGGCGGCGGTCCTTACCTCTTCGGGCGCAACGGTACCGACGACATCAGGCAGGTCGTTGCGGATCTCGACCTCCGTCGCGCCGAGCGCGCGGGCAGAAGCGAAGAATTCCTCGAGCGGGAGCTTCGGCGCAAGAATATGATTCAGTGCGAAACGCATGACATCACCTCAGTTGTAGAGCGAAGGACGGGCGGGCAGGGTGATGGCGACGGCCTCGCCTGCTCGCTCCTGCGCCTCGACGCATGCATCCGAGGTGATCGCCGCCACATAGCCGTCCCAGGAGGTCGGACCGGAGGCGGTGCCGGCGGCTGCGGCCTTCAGGAAATCCTGCAGCTCGACGTCGTAGGAGGCGATGAAGCGGTCCTTCCAGTCGGTCAGGATCGCGTTCTGACGCTTCGCATCGAGGCGCATCTCGACGGCCATCGGCTCAGGCAGCCTGGCGATGCCGTCTTCACCCACGACCTCGCATTGGATGTCGTAGCCGTAGTGGCAGTTCACGAAGATCTCGACGTCGATCAGCACGCCCTTCTTCGTCTCCAGCACCACGACCTGCGGATCGCGCAGCTTGGCGTGTGAACGCGCAGCTTTGCGCGGGAAGAGGACGCGGGCGGAGACATAATCGTCGTCGAGGAGCCAGCGTAGCACGTCGATCTCGTGAATCAGCGTGTCGTGGATCGCCATCGGCGTGACGTATTGCTCCGGCACGGCCGGATTGCGGTGCGCCGCATGGACCAGAATCGGAGCGCCGGTATGGGATTTCACCGCCTGTTTCAGCGCAATATAGCCCGCGTCGTAGCGGCGCATGAAACCAACCTGCACCAGGCGTTTGCCATGCGCCACCTCGGCATCGACGATCCGCCTTGCGCCCTCTGCTGTCGTTGCGAGCGGCTTTTCGCAGAAGCAGGGTTTGCCGGCAGCGATTGCCGCGAGGACATACTGCTCATGAGTGGCACCCCACGACGTGACGAGCACTGCGTCCACATCGGGCGAGGCGATCAGGGCCTCCCCCGTTTCGAAGAGTCGGGCATCCCGGGCGATCTCCGCCCTGACGGCCTCGGCCGAGGTCGCGTTGACGTCGCTGAGCGCGACGACCTTGCCGCCAGATAACACCTGCTCGATCCGGCGCGCGTGTTCACGACCGATCGCACCTGTGCCGATTATACCAACTCTGACGGTCATCCTGGGATCCTTGCTTCCGATACTTGTTGTTCCACGATGTACGGCGACCTGTCAGCGTCCGTACAGTGAATTTGTGTTAGCGAGTGCGAGGAAAGCCGCGGGCTTAAGCGCGGGCTTACGCTTTCTTCACCCGCTTCTTCTGTCGGTACACATCGGCCGCCACCGCAGCGATGATGATCAGGCCCTTGATGATCTCTTGGTAGAAGGCATCGACGCGTAGGAAGGTGAAGCCCGAGGTCATGGTGCCCAGGATGATCGTGCCGATCACGGTTCCGGTGATGCGGCCGACACCGCCGGACAGTGAGGCGCCGCCGATGACCGCCGCCGCGATGGCATCGAGCTCATACATGGTGCCCATGCCGGCCTGCGCCGTCTGGGCGCGAGCTGCGGTCACGATGCCCGCAAGACCGCCGAGCAGCCCGGCGACGCCGTAGACCTTGATTAGGTGCCGGTCGACCTCGATGCCCGAGATGCGCGCCGCCTGCTCATTGGCGCCGATCGCATAGGTGAACTTGCCGTAGCGCGTGTAACGCAGCAGGACGTGAAAGATGACCGCGACCGACAGGAAGATGACGACTGGCCAGATGCCCGATCCAATGACGCTGAATTCGTCCGTCAGCCCCGAGACCGGCTGCCCTTTGGTGTACCACTTGGAGAGGCCGCGGGCCGATACCATCATGCCGAGGGTGGCGATGAAAGGTGGAATCTTGGTATAGACGATCAGCATGCCGTTGATGACGCCGGCGAGAAGGCCGATCGCCAGGCCGACCAGAATCGGCACGGCCACCGGAAGATCGGTCATCGACGGATAGAGCACCTTGGTCCAAGCCGAGGATTGCGCGTCGCTTGCCGCGACCATGGCGCTCAGCCCCACCACCGAACCGGACGACAGGTCGATGCCACCGGTGATGATGACCTGGGTGACGCCGATCGCGATGATGCCGATTACCGAGACCTGCAGGATCAGGATCGTCAAACGCTGCGGATTCATCAGGAAGCTCTGGCCGACGACAACCCAGCCGAGAAGCTCGAAGACCAGTGCGATGCCGATGAGGATCAGGAGAATGTTTGCCTCAACCGGCAGACGGCGCCTGGTCGCAACCGGAGCTGCGACGGCCACGCCCTCCGCAGATGAGTTATTGACGAACATTTTATCCCCTCCCTTTTTTTCGGAACTACTTTGCCGCCAGTTCCATGATCTTGAGCTGATCGGCCTCGGCGCGGTCCAGTATTCCGGTCATGCGGCCTTCATGCATCACCATGATGCGATCGCTCATCCCCAGCACTTCGGGCATCTCGGATGAGATCATCATGATGGCCACGCCATTCCTGGCGAGTTCGACCAGCAGCTTGTGGATCTCGGCCTTGGCGCCGACGTCGATGCCACGCGTTGGCTCATCGAGGATCAAGATCTTCGGCTTGGTCAGCAGCCAGCGGCCGATGAGCACCTTCTGCTGGTTGCCACCGGAGAGGTTCTCGATGCGCTCCTGCAGGTTCGGCGTCTTGACCTTAAGCTTTTCACTCATCGTCGCGCAGGCACCGGTCAGGGTCTTTTCGAATACGAAGCCGCCCCTGACGAAATCCTGCTGCAGCACGGCGATCTGCATGTTCTCCAGGATGTCCAGGATCAGCAGACAGCCGGTCTCCTTGCGGTCCTCCGTCAGCAGCGCCATCTGATGGCGGATTGCGGTGCTGGGTGAGCCGATATTGACAGGCTTGCCGAGGATTTCGATCGTGCCGGACGTTGCCGGTGTCACCCCAAAGATGGTCTCTGCAACATTCGACCGGCCCGAGCCGACGAGGCCGGCAATGCCGAAGATCTCGCCTGCGCGGATGTCGAAGGACACGTCCTGAAAAACTCCTTCGAGGGAGAGGTTCTTGACCGACAGCACGACGTCGCCGATGGGCACCTCTTCCTTCGGGAACATCTGCGTGATCTCGCGCCCGACCATCATGCGAATGATGTCGTCGCGCGTGACCTCGCTCGATGGATGGGTGGCGATATAGCGGCCGTCGCGGAACACCGAGAATTCGTCGGCGATCTCGAACAGCTCATTCATCTTGTGGGTGATATAGATGATGCCTTTCCCTTGAGCCCGCAGCTCGCGGATGATCTCGAAGAGATGCTCGACCTCGCGCTCGGTCAAAGCCGAGGTCGGCTCGTCCATGATCAGAACATCCGACTCGTAGGACACGGCCTTGGCGATCTCGACCATCTGCCGGTTGGCCACCGACAGATCGCGGACCTGAACCTGCGGATGGATGTTGATGTTGAGCCGCCGGAACAACTCGGCAGTCATCTCGTTCATCTTGGCGTGGTCGACGAGGCCGAGCCGATTGAGCGGCTCTCGCCGGATCCAGATGTTTTCCGCCACCGTCATGAACGGCATCAGGTTCAGTTCCTGATGGATCATGGCAATGCCGTTTTCGAGGGCATCGAGCGGCGACTTCAGCTCGATCGGGGCGCCCCGCAAATGGATTTCGCCGCGGTCGGGCTGGTAGATGCCGGCGATGATCTTCATCAGGGTCGACTTGCCGGCGCCGTTCTCGCCCATCAGCGCATGAACCGTTCCACGCCTGAGCTTGAACTGGACGTTGTCGAGCGCCAGAACTCCCGGGAATTCCTTCCGGGCATTCTCGATCGTCAGCAGATACTCGGAATTGGGGGCGGCGGCGCTATCGCGGACAGCCGCCATCGTCGATGATCTGATCATCGTGGGCTTCTCCTCCGGAGGCGATTTCCTCAACGAGGCGCAGGCATCCTCGCCCGCGCCCGACGACCCCGTTGTCTCGGGATCAGTTCTTCGCTCGGTAGTTTTGGAGATTTGCCGGGGTCACCAGCTCGAACGGCACGAAGACTTTCTGCTCGACCTTCTTGCCTCTGGCGAGCTTGAGCGCCGCATCGAGCGCACCCCGGCCCTGGCCCACCACATTCTGGAAGACCGTCACATCGAGATCCCCGGCCGCCATCGCGGCCAGCGCATCCTGGGTGGCGTCGACACCACCGACGATCATCGTCTTCATGTCGACGCGGGCCGCTTTCATCGCCTGGATCGCGCCGATCGCCATCTCGTCGTTGTTGGAGACCACTGCGTCGAACTGGACGCCGGCGGACAGCCAGTTGCTCATCAGATCGGCTCCCTGAGTGCGCGACCAGTTAGCGGTCTGCTCCTCGACGATCTTCATGAACGAGCATTCCGGCGTCGCGATCACCTCGTGCACGTCCTGCGTGCGCTGGCGCGCCGCCTGGTTCGACAGCTCGCCCATCATCACGACGATATTCGCCTTGGTCTTACCGGCCTGCTTGAGCAGACGGCAAATCTCCTTCGTCTGGAGCGTCCCCGATTCACGCTCATCCGGCCCGACGAAAGCCTGCTTGGGCGGCAGCTTACCCAGGTTGACGGGGAGACGGTTGACGTACACCAGCGGAATGCCGGCATTGGATGCGATCTTCGATATCGCTGCGGTCGCGTCGGTGTCGACCGGGTTGACGATGATGGCGTCGACGCCGGCCGCAATGAAGTTCTGGACCTGGCTCTGCTGCTTGGCGACGTCGTTCTGGGCGTCCTCGATCTGCAACGTGACGCCGTTGAGCGTCGTGGCGTAGTTGGTCATGTCATTGCGCATAACCGTCAGAAGATTATCGTCGAAGAGCGACATCGAAACACCGATGTTTTCTGCCAAAGCGGAGGACGCTATCGACGACATCAAAACCGCAACCAACAGAATCTCTTTCACTCTATTTCCATCCCTCCATTGTTGTGCGGAATCTTGTTCACGCGTTTCCTCGTTTAGGTCGTTTTGCAACCCGCGAACACTCATCGCCGTCTCACAGTATCCCTGGCAGAGGCGCACGAACTCGCCGCGCAAACGCACGTCAATCGCATGCGCGGCTCAAAGAAAGGCGCCGTTCAAAGTGTGGCGGTATGAATGCCCGACTTGGCAGATCCGAGGCTTTCTCCCTGCTGGCGACTTAGGAGATGCCCCAAAAATGAGCGGCCTCACAACCTCCATTGCCTTGGGGCATGGCGAAAATCTCTCAACTCGCGAAGAGGGTCAATGCCGGCAACTGAAGCTTGTACGTCAAATTTGATAGATTCGCATCTTTTGGCATGATGGAATCCAATCAGAGGCTCTCTGGTGTCCAGAGCTCAATCGGCAGGAATCGCTGGCCGGGATATTCCGCCATCCCGTGTTCGATCGCATGAACCATCATGGCTACCAGATCCGAACACAGCGTCGGTAACGGCGTCGCCATGACGATTGAAACAAATCGGTCCAAAAGCCCCTGTGTAGACTCCGGAGTCAATTCATTGACGATGCACGCGACGTCGTCTGGCTGGCGGACCTCACGCAATGCTGCAACCGCCCCTTCCATCCCGCCGCCGGCCACGTAGATTCCAACCACGTCGTCATGCCGCGCCAGAAGGCCGAGCGTGGCTTCGCAAGTCAGCTGGCGCGTCTCGATGTTGACAATGCTGTCCAATAATTCGAAATCGGGCGCGAATTCCCGGAAATAGCTTCGAAAACCGGTTTCTCGAAGCGCATGCCCATGATACCGATGCCCGCCGATGAAAATGACGATCTTGCCGGGGCGACACGCCATCTTCGACATCAGCCAGGCAGCCGATCTGCCGACGCGCAAGTTATTAGTACCGATATAGCTTTCGCGAACGCCCTGCGCGAAGTCCGACAGCAAAGAAAATGTCGGTACGCCGACGGCCCGCAATTCCGCCACGGCTGCGGTGGCATCATGATGATCAAGGCCGGTCGCAGCAACGGCCTGCACCTTGCCTTTCATACTTCGAATCAGATCAGCCAGTTCCGCCGGAGCCGCCGACTGCACGAACCGGATCGTGGCGCGCAGGCGCTTGTTGGGTACGGCGCCTACGGCCTCCTCAATCTGCCGGGCAAATGTCTGATAAAACGCGTGACGCTCCTTCTGCAGAATGAACCCCAAATGATATTCTGGCTGCTCCGCCAAGACGCGCGCACGAATGACGTTGGCACCATAGAAGCCGATCTTATGCGCTGCCTCTAGGACGCGACGCGCAGTCTCTTCCCGCACGCGATACCGACCATTCAGAACCCGATCTACGGTTGCCACGCTGACGCCCGCAGCCTCTGCCAGATCTGCGATCGTTGGACGCCTCATGTCGGGAACCTCGCCATCCTATCATTGGAATGATCATGATCGATCATTCCTATCCGTCATAAAAGCGGAAAAATGAGTAATATCTGTTGCGGGAGTTCACATGGACGGAAAAGGTCAATATCCTTGTAGAGCCATTGCGTCTCAAGTGGTTGGTCGGATCGCAGGTCTGAGCCCGCTAGAGCGCTCCCCGCCGAAGTGGGGGCCGTTTCAACCGAAACGGGCACAGCTCTAGCCGGTCGCGTCGTCGGCGAGGACCCATGCCGCTCCTGAGTTCGGGACAGGACCAGTCGAATTTCGCGAACAGTATCCCCGCTTCAGCCCAAGGCTGCCACGTGTTACGTAGCCACCTCAGATGCCACAGCCTGGAAATCAGTCTAGGTCGAAACTCCAAATGGCAGCCCAGTCCCCACGCGTCCGTCACCTGAATTGGAATCTGCTGCGGACCTTTTTGGTCATCGTCGAGGAGCGCAGCATCACCAAGGCTGCAGAGCGCCTTCACCTGAGGCAGCCGACCGTCACGGCTTCGCTCCAGAAACTCGAAGAAACGCTCGGGACGCAGCTCATCCTGAGGGACAGCCGCCGCTTCGTTCTTACCAGCCGCGGCGAGGCCCTGCGCAAGGAATGCGTCGAGATCCATCAGCATGTCGAGCGGATCGGTGAGCGGCTCTCGACCGACGAGGACGATCTGTCCGGACTGGTCCGGATGCTGATCGTCACCGAGGTGATGCTGCCGACGCTGGATCGCGCCCTCGGCCTCATGCATCGCCGCCACCCCTCCGTCACCCTCTCGATCGACGTGGCGAACAGCCAGGAGATCGCGCGGGCCGTCGCGCAGCGCACCGTTCCCTTCGGGCTCTGCCTCCTGCCCAAGCCCCTCGCGGCCCTC
This region of Methylobacterium nodulans ORS 2060 genomic DNA includes:
- a CDS encoding TIM barrel protein is translated as MRFALNHILAPKLPLEEFFASARALGATEVEIRNDLPDVVGTVAPEEVRTAAEKTGVSIISIKALYPFNVWTDDMAKRAAKLAAYAAACGAKALVMCPLNEGKAVAFDVLVASLKAMKPILLDHRLTGLVEPLGFPVSSLRTKKEAIAAIRAADGADTYRLVHDTFHHHLAGETEFFPEWTGLVHISGVTDPIVAVADMLDAHRVLVDGADRLENIPQIRRLIAAGYSGPFSFEPFATEVHELEDPKGAAKRSMDFVSASL
- a CDS encoding sugar phosphate isomerase/epimerase family protein, whose translation is MKYTLDPHMFRHLSLEETCRKTAELGYDSIELSPRPDFLAWWTRPKVYPERIRSFKKALKDHGVGLATLQPMYRWASPYPDEWELAIDNWKRAIAIAVEMECPMFVSEFGRGGSPERSLNDRSGLHRPETCEGQFFRAMDILVPILEREGIVLSLEAHPEHWVEEVAPAIDIIKTINSPMVKASFIAPHTFFYGPDMVANLRATAGYLAHVRLADTYDHNKSSQLRYIVNPPGAKVRVHQHLDIGQGEIDWDLFFSTLADMKFDGVLSNCVFAWEDRAEDSARFMLAEMKRYVGTYWKA
- a CDS encoding sugar ABC transporter ATP-binding protein, which encodes MIRSSTMAAVRDSAAAPNSEYLLTIENARKEFPGVLALDNVQFKLRRGTVHALMGENGAGKSTLMKIIAGIYQPDRGEIHLRGAPIELKSPLDALENGIAMIHQELNLMPFMTVAENIWIRREPLNRLGLVDHAKMNEMTAELFRRLNINIHPQVQVRDLSVANRQMVEIAKAVSYESDVLIMDEPTSALTEREVEHLFEIIRELRAQGKGIIYITHKMNELFEIADEFSVFRDGRYIATHPSSEVTRDDIIRMMVGREITQMFPKEEVPIGDVVLSVKNLSLEGVFQDVSFDIRAGEIFGIAGLVGSGRSNVAETIFGVTPATSGTIEILGKPVNIGSPSTAIRHQMALLTEDRKETGCLLILDILENMQIAVLQQDFVRGGFVFEKTLTGACATMSEKLKVKTPNLQERIENLSGGNQQKVLIGRWLLTKPKILILDEPTRGIDVGAKAEIHKLLVELARNGVAIMMISSEMPEVLGMSDRIMVMHEGRMTGILDRAEADQLKIMELAAK
- a CDS encoding bifunctional 5-dehydro-2-deoxygluconokinase/5-dehydro-2-deoxyphosphogluconate aldolase, which produces MKTLDVITIGRSSVDLYGTQIGGRLEDMRSFQKYIGGSPTNIAAGTARLGLKSALITRVGDEHMGRFIREELLKEGVDVRGVKTDPERLTALVLLGIRDQERFPLIFYRSDCADMALCEDDIDESLIAQARSVVATGTHLSHPRTEAAVLKAFRLARTHGARTALDIDYRPNLWGLAGHDAGESRFIASKAVTAKLQSHLPLFDLIVGTEEEFHIAGGDTNTLAALRAVRAVSSAVLVCKRGAAGAVAFTGEIPDSLDEGEMGPGFPIEVFNVLGAGDGFMSGLIKGWLEEAPWPRALAYANACGAFAVSRHGCTPAYPSLTELEFFLERGVVTPALRHDAALEQLHWSTNRHGDWSTMRVFAFDHRMQLEVMEGASPAKIGAFKELCLQAALEVQDGRPGYGILCDDRLGRDALQAAAGTGLWIGRPVEWPGSRPLTLEPELGPDYGGLAEWPLDHVVKVLCFCHPDDTLEMRAQQEAVVTRLFHAARRQRLEFLLEIIPSKVGPVDDRTTATLIRRFYEIGIYPDWWKLEPMASAVAWAEACAAIEEHDRHTRGIVVLGLDAPEAELAESFRIAAGFSLVKGFAVGRTIFGQVARDWLAGRIGDEDAVAEMVRRYARLCAVWDAGKGLASATAGREQA
- a CDS encoding ABC transporter permease, whose translation is MFVNNSSAEGVAVAAPVATRRRLPVEANILLILIGIALVFELLGWVVVGQSFLMNPQRLTILILQVSVIGIIAIGVTQVIITGGIDLSSGSVVGLSAMVAASDAQSSAWTKVLYPSMTDLPVAVPILVGLAIGLLAGVINGMLIVYTKIPPFIATLGMMVSARGLSKWYTKGQPVSGLTDEFSVIGSGIWPVVIFLSVAVIFHVLLRYTRYGKFTYAIGANEQAARISGIEVDRHLIKVYGVAGLLGGLAGIVTAARAQTAQAGMGTMYELDAIAAAVIGGASLSGGVGRITGTVIGTIILGTMTSGFTFLRVDAFYQEIIKGLIIIAAVAADVYRQKKRVKKA
- a CDS encoding Gfo/Idh/MocA family protein is translated as MTVRVGIIGTGAIGREHARRIEQVLSGGKVVALSDVNATSAEAVRAEIARDARLFETGEALIASPDVDAVLVTSWGATHEQYVLAAIAAGKPCFCEKPLATTAEGARRIVDAEVAHGKRLVQVGFMRRYDAGYIALKQAVKSHTGAPILVHAAHRNPAVPEQYVTPMAIHDTLIHEIDVLRWLLDDDYVSARVLFPRKAARSHAKLRDPQVVVLETKKGVLIDVEIFVNCHYGYDIQCEVVGEDGIARLPEPMAVEMRLDAKRQNAILTDWKDRFIASYDVELQDFLKAAAAGTASGPTSWDGYVAAITSDACVEAQERAGEAVAITLPARPSLYN
- a CDS encoding substrate-binding domain-containing protein: MKRLLLAAALTACALPAYAGGRIGVSMTSLDNPFLTILLNGMKGEAARTKGVELMLEDAQRDVSRQLSQVQNFVANRVDAIVVNAVDGDSTAAITRAAKAAGIPLVYVNHPPAELGRGMPKGTAFVGSNELDSGTMQARAVCKMLAGKGRAVILMGPLENHSALVRTKDVVDVFRTPDCPIHILDKQTANWMRVEAQDLVASWLTAGMRFDAVIANSDEMAIGAAQALKSAGVAMKDVVIAGIDATPDGLAAMATGDLDVTVFQNATRQGEVAVQTAVAMAAGEKAEDAIWVPFELVTKDNLAEYRK
- a CDS encoding sugar ABC transporter substrate-binding protein; this encodes MSSIASSALAENIGVSMSLFDDNLLTVMRNDMTNYATTLNGVTLQIEDAQNDVAKQQSQVQNFIAAGVDAIIVNPVDTDATAAISKIASNAGIPLVYVNRLPVNLGKLPPKQAFVGPDERESGTLQTKEICRLLKQAGKTKANIVVMMGELSNQAARQRTQDVHEVIATPECSFMKIVEEQTANWSRTQGADLMSNWLSAGVQFDAVVSNNDEMAIGAIQAMKAARVDMKTMIVGGVDATQDALAAMAAGDLDVTVFQNVVGQGRGALDAALKLARGKKVEQKVFVPFELVTPANLQNYRAKN